In Marixanthomonas ophiurae, one genomic interval encodes:
- a CDS encoding DUF5683 domain-containing protein, with translation MNSKLLNILFLIIATAAFAQEVDSTAVQKDSVIVSEKKEAIVIKDTVIDKEPYNPLAPSKAAFYSAVVPGLGQAYNKKYWKIPIIYAGMATGVYFYLKNDDDYNQFRDAYKRRLAGFEDDEFQGISTERLIDAQRNAKTNKDYSIIAVVLVYMLNIIDANVDAHLQQYNVTEDLSISPNFEVNSINTQANYGLSFRFKL, from the coding sequence GTGAACAGTAAGCTTTTAAATATCCTATTTCTTATAATAGCCACAGCAGCTTTTGCACAAGAAGTTGATTCTACTGCTGTGCAAAAAGATAGCGTAATTGTCTCTGAAAAAAAGGAAGCTATTGTTATAAAAGACACTGTTATAGATAAAGAACCTTATAATCCATTAGCACCTTCAAAAGCTGCTTTCTACTCAGCAGTAGTCCCTGGATTAGGGCAAGCCTACAATAAAAAATATTGGAAAATTCCGATAATATATGCTGGAATGGCCACAGGCGTATATTTTTATTTAAAAAATGACGATGACTATAATCAGTTTAGAGACGCCTATAAAAGAAGGTTAGCTGGCTTTGAAGACGATGAATTTCAAGGCATTTCTACCGAACGGCTAATTGATGCCCAACGTAATGCAAAAACGAACAAAGATTACAGTATTATTGCAGTTGTTTTAGTTTATATGCTAAATATAATTGATGCCAACGTGGACGCTCACCTACAGCAATATAACGTTACCGAAGATCTTTCAATTTCCCCCAATTTTGAAGTAAACTCAATTAATACACAAGCCAATTATGGTTTGTCATTTCGATTTAAGTTATAA
- a CDS encoding ParB/RepB/Spo0J family partition protein — translation MAKATKKQALGRGLSALLNDPSNDIKSAEDENADKVVGNIVELELETIEVNPFQPRTSFNEETLRELASSIKELGVIQPITVRKLGFNKYQLVSGERRYRASKLIGLDRIPAYIRIANDQESLEMALVENIQRQDLDPIEIALSYQRLIEEIEITQEELSDRIGKNRSTIANYLRLLKLDPIIQTGMRDGFISMGHGRALINVDDPDHQLDIYEKILSNKLSVRDTEALVRSYKSGDEKQTKPVKKATPQFANKGRKELEDLLETKVNVKVSKSGKGQLVVPFKNKEDFQRILKVLKSEQ, via the coding sequence ATGGCGAAAGCAACTAAAAAACAAGCCTTAGGGCGAGGACTTTCAGCTTTGCTGAATGACCCCTCAAACGATATAAAATCTGCTGAAGATGAAAATGCAGATAAAGTAGTTGGTAACATTGTTGAGTTGGAACTGGAAACAATTGAAGTAAATCCATTTCAACCACGAACTAGCTTTAACGAAGAAACTCTTCGTGAATTGGCTTCTTCTATTAAGGAATTAGGTGTTATTCAACCTATAACCGTTCGAAAATTAGGATTCAATAAATACCAATTAGTTAGTGGAGAGCGTCGTTATAGAGCTTCCAAACTAATAGGCTTAGATCGTATTCCTGCATATATTCGAATTGCAAACGATCAAGAGTCATTAGAAATGGCTTTAGTTGAAAACATTCAACGTCAAGACTTAGACCCTATTGAAATTGCACTTTCGTATCAACGATTAATCGAAGAAATTGAAATTACGCAAGAAGAGTTAAGTGATCGGATAGGAAAAAACAGATCGACTATAGCTAATTATCTTCGTCTTCTTAAGTTAGACCCAATAATCCAAACGGGAATGCGGGATGGTTTTATTTCTATGGGACATGGGCGAGCTTTAATTAATGTTGATGATCCTGATCATCAATTAGATATTTACGAAAAAATACTCAGTAACAAACTATCTGTTCGAGACACCGAAGCTCTAGTGCGATCCTATAAATCTGGTGATGAGAAGCAAACAAAGCCAGTTAAAAAAGCTACACCTCAATTTGCCAATAAAGGCAGAAAGGAGTTGGAAGATCTCTTAGAAACTAAAGTTAATGTAAAAGTTTCAAAGTCAGGCAAAGGACAATTAGTAGTTCCTTTTAAAAACAAAGAAGATTTCCAACGTATTCTCAAGGTACTGAAAAGTGAACAGTAA
- a CDS encoding ParA family protein, with amino-acid sequence MGKIIAIANQKGGVGKTTTSVNLAASLGVLEKKVLLIDADPQANATSGLGIDVEEVEKGTYQILEHTISAADAIMETSSPNLHLIPAHIDLVAIEIELVDQDKRESMLKNAITSLKEQYDYILIDCAPSLGLLTLNALTAADSVIIPIQCEYFALEGLGKLLNTIKSVQKIHNNNLDIEGLLLTMYDSRLRLSNQVVDEVKKHFDEMVFKTIIMRNVRLSEAPSYGESIISYDASSKGANNYLSLAQELIEKN; translated from the coding sequence ATGGGTAAAATAATAGCAATTGCCAATCAAAAAGGAGGCGTGGGAAAAACCACTACCTCGGTAAATTTAGCTGCCTCTTTAGGCGTTTTAGAGAAAAAAGTTTTACTTATTGATGCCGATCCCCAGGCCAATGCGACTTCGGGATTAGGTATTGATGTAGAAGAAGTTGAAAAAGGCACGTACCAGATTCTGGAACACACCATATCTGCTGCAGATGCCATTATGGAGACGTCCTCTCCAAATTTGCATTTAATTCCAGCACACATAGACTTGGTGGCCATAGAAATTGAATTGGTAGATCAAGACAAGCGTGAATCGATGCTCAAAAACGCAATTACAAGCTTAAAGGAGCAATACGATTATATTTTAATAGATTGTGCGCCATCACTTGGATTGCTCACACTAAATGCCTTAACAGCAGCTGATTCAGTTATTATTCCAATTCAATGTGAATATTTTGCTTTGGAAGGGCTAGGTAAGCTCTTAAACACTATTAAAAGTGTTCAAAAAATACACAACAACAATCTTGATATTGAAGGATTATTATTGACCATGTACGATTCACGTTTACGACTTTCTAACCAAGTGGTAGATGAAGTTAAAAAGCATTTTGACGAAATGGTGTTTAAGACAATCATTATGCGAAATGTGCGTTTAAGTGAAGCACCAAGCTATGGCGAAAGTATCATTAGCTATGATGCTAGTAGTAAAGGCGCCAATAATTACTTAAGTTTGGCACAAGAGTTAATTGAGAAAAATTAG
- a CDS encoding SDR family oxidoreductase — translation MDTSAKMLRDDALKGKTIVVTGGGSGLGKSMTTYFLELGANVVITSRNIKKLETVKKELEEQTGGTVLPVQCDVRNYDEVEAMVQASVKEFGTVDVLLNNAAGNFISPTERLSANAFDTIIDIVLKGTKNCTLAFGKHWIDKKEENKTVLNIVTTYAFTGSAYVVPSATAKAGVLALTRSLAVEWAKYGIRFNAIAPGPFPTKGAWDRLLPGDLKEKFDLAKKVPLKRVGDHQELANLAAYLVSDFSAYLNGEVVVIDGGEWLKGAGQMNLLEDVPDEMWDMLEMMIRSKKNKS, via the coding sequence ATGGATACTTCAGCAAAAATGCTTCGTGACGATGCACTTAAAGGAAAAACAATAGTCGTTACCGGTGGTGGTAGCGGATTAGGAAAATCAATGACTACCTACTTTCTAGAATTAGGTGCCAATGTGGTAATCACTTCTAGAAATATTAAGAAACTAGAAACCGTTAAAAAAGAACTAGAAGAACAGACGGGCGGTACTGTTTTACCTGTACAATGTGATGTTCGTAATTATGACGAAGTTGAAGCCATGGTACAAGCTTCGGTTAAAGAATTTGGAACTGTTGACGTGTTATTAAACAATGCTGCAGGAAACTTCATTTCCCCTACCGAACGCCTTTCGGCAAATGCTTTCGATACAATTATAGACATTGTTTTAAAAGGAACAAAAAACTGCACACTAGCCTTCGGAAAACATTGGATAGACAAAAAAGAAGAGAATAAAACTGTCTTAAATATTGTAACAACCTATGCCTTTACAGGTTCAGCTTACGTAGTGCCAAGTGCCACAGCAAAAGCCGGCGTTTTGGCTTTAACCCGATCTTTAGCAGTTGAATGGGCCAAATACGGCATCCGATTCAATGCTATTGCTCCAGGACCGTTCCCTACAAAAGGTGCTTGGGACCGTTTGTTGCCAGGCGATTTAAAAGAGAAATTCGATTTAGCGAAAAAAGTGCCTCTAAAACGAGTGGGTGATCACCAAGAATTGGCAAACTTAGCCGCTTATTTGGTTTCAGATTTTTCAGCTTATTTAAATGGTGAAGTAGTTGTTATAGATGGAGGCGAATGGCTAAAAGGTGCCGGACAGATGAACTTGCTAGAAGATGTACCAGATGAAATGTGGGATATGCTGGAGATGATGATTCGTTCTAAAAAAAATAAGTCGTAA
- a CDS encoding GNAT family N-acetyltransferase, with the protein MNDYILKTERLGLRNWKASDIDPFIEMGKDPEVMQYFPSLLSEEESREFIQKLQEHFILHGYCYFAVDILETSEFIGFTGFMNQIWESTFTPCVDMGWRLKRSAWGKGYATEAAKACLEAALPKFNLKKVYAFTPDKNIPSQKVMQKIGMNYAGDFQHPKLIGDDRFEYCVAYKNS; encoded by the coding sequence ATGAATGACTATATCCTGAAAACAGAGCGATTAGGTTTACGAAATTGGAAAGCTTCAGATATTGATCCATTTATAGAAATGGGTAAAGATCCAGAAGTGATGCAATATTTTCCTAGCTTACTTTCAGAAGAAGAGTCTCGTGAATTTATTCAAAAATTACAAGAGCATTTCATTCTACACGGCTACTGCTATTTTGCTGTTGATATATTAGAAACTTCAGAATTTATCGGCTTTACTGGGTTTATGAATCAAATCTGGGAAAGTACATTTACACCTTGTGTAGATATGGGTTGGCGCTTAAAACGCAGCGCTTGGGGAAAAGGCTACGCAACCGAAGCTGCTAAAGCATGTTTGGAAGCTGCTTTGCCAAAATTCAACCTAAAAAAAGTGTATGCTTTTACCCCAGATAAAAATATCCCATCACAAAAAGTAATGCAGAAAATTGGGATGAATTATGCAGGTGATTTTCAGCATCCAAAATTAATTGGGGATGATCGGTTTGAGTATTGCGTGGCTTACAAAAATAGCTAA
- the scpA gene encoding methylmalonyl-CoA mutase — protein sequence MSRKDIQHISLNKTEGKTPKPSVANKTYTTAEKIDVKNRYSAEDLKNLNHLEFAAGISPYLRGPYSTMYVRRPWTIRQYAGFSTAEESNAFYRRNLAAGQKGLSVAFDLATHRGYDSDHERVFGDVGKAGVAIDSVEDMKILFDQIPLDKMSVSMTMNGAVLPIMAFYIVAAEEQGVSPEALAGTIQNDILKEFMVRNTYIYPPTPSMKIISDIFEFTSKNMPRFNSISISGYHMQEAGATCDIELAYTLADGLDYIRTGIDAGMDIDTFAPRLSFFWAIGMNHFMEIAKMRAARMLWAKLVKRFNPKNPKSLSLRTHCQTSGWSLTEQDPFNNVARTCIEASAAAFGGTQSLHTNALDEAIALPTDFSARIARNTQIYLQEETEITKTVDPWAGSYYVEKLTDDIAKSAWALIEEVEELGGMTKAIEKGIPKLRIEEASARKQARIDSGQDIIVGTNKYRLEKEDPLQILDVDNQKVRTSQVERLERIKKERDTNKVKETLQKLSKCAKTGDGNLLALAVDAARERATLGEISDALEEVFGRYKAQIKSFSGVYSKEMKKDPSFAKARELADNFAEIEGRRPRIMIAKMGQDGHDRGAKVVSTGYADVGFDVDIGPLFQTPAEAAKQAVENDVHILGVSSLAAGHKTLVPQVIEELKKHDREDIMVIVGGVIPSQDYQYLFDAGATAVYGPGTKISDAAIEILQILIDAFSEE from the coding sequence ATGAGTAGAAAAGATATTCAACATATTAGCTTAAACAAAACGGAAGGTAAAACTCCGAAACCAAGCGTAGCGAATAAAACGTATACCACTGCTGAAAAGATTGACGTGAAAAATCGGTATTCGGCTGAAGATTTAAAGAATTTAAATCATTTAGAGTTTGCAGCTGGTATTTCACCATATCTGCGAGGTCCCTACTCTACTATGTACGTTCGCAGACCTTGGACTATCCGCCAATATGCTGGTTTTTCCACTGCGGAAGAAAGCAATGCTTTTTACCGTAGAAATTTAGCTGCTGGACAAAAAGGGCTTTCGGTAGCATTTGATTTAGCAACGCACCGTGGCTATGATAGTGACCATGAACGTGTTTTTGGTGACGTAGGAAAAGCAGGAGTTGCGATTGATTCGGTTGAAGATATGAAAATTCTTTTCGACCAAATTCCATTGGATAAGATGAGTGTTTCCATGACCATGAACGGTGCCGTTTTGCCCATTATGGCGTTTTACATTGTCGCTGCCGAAGAACAAGGCGTTTCACCCGAAGCTTTGGCTGGAACCATTCAGAATGATATTTTAAAGGAATTTATGGTGCGAAATACCTACATCTATCCGCCTACGCCTTCTATGAAAATTATCAGTGATATTTTTGAATTCACGTCCAAAAATATGCCGCGTTTTAACTCTATTTCCATTTCGGGCTACCATATGCAAGAAGCAGGCGCCACTTGCGATATTGAACTAGCATATACACTAGCAGATGGATTAGATTACATTCGCACCGGTATCGATGCCGGGATGGACATTGACACATTTGCCCCTCGCCTATCTTTTTTCTGGGCAATCGGAATGAACCATTTTATGGAAATTGCCAAAATGCGAGCTGCTCGAATGCTATGGGCAAAACTGGTAAAACGATTCAATCCTAAAAATCCAAAATCACTATCGCTTCGTACGCATTGTCAAACCAGTGGTTGGAGTTTAACTGAGCAAGATCCGTTTAACAATGTTGCTAGAACGTGTATTGAAGCTTCGGCTGCTGCTTTTGGTGGAACGCAATCCTTACACACCAATGCTTTGGATGAAGCCATTGCATTACCAACCGACTTTTCAGCAAGAATTGCACGAAACACACAAATTTACCTTCAAGAAGAAACTGAAATCACTAAAACTGTCGATCCTTGGGCAGGCAGTTACTACGTTGAAAAATTGACCGACGACATCGCAAAAAGTGCTTGGGCTCTTATTGAGGAAGTGGAAGAATTAGGCGGGATGACAAAAGCGATTGAAAAAGGGATTCCGAAACTTCGTATTGAAGAAGCTTCTGCAAGAAAACAAGCGCGAATTGACAGTGGTCAAGATATTATCGTTGGCACTAATAAATACCGACTTGAAAAAGAAGATCCACTTCAAATTTTAGATGTGGACAACCAAAAGGTCCGCACCTCTCAAGTAGAACGTTTAGAGCGTATTAAAAAAGAACGAGACACTAATAAAGTAAAAGAAACATTACAAAAATTAAGTAAATGTGCTAAAACAGGTGACGGAAATTTATTAGCTTTAGCCGTAGATGCAGCTCGGGAACGTGCTACACTAGGTGAAATTTCAGATGCATTAGAAGAAGTATTTGGAAGGTATAAAGCACAAATAAAATCATTTAGCGGCGTGTATAGTAAAGAAATGAAGAAAGACCCATCATTCGCTAAAGCAAGGGAATTAGCAGATAATTTTGCCGAAATAGAAGGTCGTCGTCCTCGTATAATGATTGCAAAAATGGGACAAGACGGTCACGATCGCGGTGCGAAAGTAGTTTCTACTGGTTATGCCGATGTTGGCTTTGATGTAGATATTGGCCCCTTATTTCAAACTCCTGCCGAAGCTGCTAAGCAAGCGGTTGAGAATGATGTACATATTTTAGGGGTTTCCTCACTGGCGGCAGGACATAAAACCTTGGTTCCGCAAGTTATTGAGGAGTTAAAAAAACACGATCGCGAAGATATTATGGTCATTGTGGGAGGCGTAATTCCTTCACAAGACTATCAATATTTGTTTGACGCTGGAGCTACTGCTGTGTATGGTCCAGGAACTAAAATTAGCGATGCTGCTATTGAAATACTTCAAATTTTAATTGATGCATTTTCAGAAGAATGA
- a CDS encoding methylmalonyl-CoA mutase subunit beta — protein MSDLFKDFDSVSAKEWKQKIHADLKGADYNETLIWQSREGIHVKPFYHPDDFEEAFTPIPGQPTTWNIAQHIFIDDEAIANNLAIDAIKRGAEAIIFSAESEFDIYKVFNNFPFEETPIYFYLTFLSEEFLGKLKQLFSEKNATVYYNIDLIGNLTHSGNWFHNLKEDHKIIDKIVYKNPSEAIISIDTTGYQNSGATIVQQLAYALAHVNEYLNHFSSEKLKTPITFKVGVGSNYFFEIAKIRALRKLYAALASEYNISETCHIIATPSKRNKTLYDYNVNMLRTTTECMSAVLGGANTICNLPYDALFHKSNEFGERISRNQLLVLKEESYFDTVSNAADGTYYIESLTDELAEKALELFKTIEKGGGFLQQLKEGKVQQKIKESAEKEQQLYNDGNVKLLGTNYHTNPEDRMKDDLDLYPFVKTKPRKTIIEPIIERRLSEQTEQERLKKE, from the coding sequence ATGAGTGATTTATTTAAAGATTTTGATTCTGTTTCCGCCAAAGAGTGGAAACAAAAAATACACGCCGATTTAAAAGGAGCCGATTACAATGAAACGCTCATTTGGCAAAGTCGTGAAGGTATTCATGTAAAACCTTTTTACCATCCTGATGATTTTGAAGAAGCCTTTACTCCTATTCCTGGGCAACCTACTACCTGGAATATTGCACAGCACATTTTTATCGATGACGAAGCTATTGCCAATAATTTAGCAATCGATGCCATTAAAAGAGGTGCGGAAGCGATTATTTTTTCAGCAGAAAGTGAATTTGATATTTATAAAGTATTCAATAACTTTCCTTTTGAAGAAACTCCTATCTATTTCTACCTAACATTTCTTTCAGAAGAATTTTTAGGTAAATTGAAACAGCTCTTTTCTGAAAAAAATGCCACAGTTTACTATAATATTGATTTAATTGGGAACCTTACTCACTCCGGAAATTGGTTTCATAATTTAAAAGAGGACCATAAAATTATAGACAAAATTGTTTATAAAAACCCTTCCGAAGCAATTATAAGTATTGATACAACTGGCTATCAAAATTCGGGAGCGACCATCGTACAGCAATTAGCGTATGCTCTTGCACACGTTAATGAATACTTGAATCATTTTTCTTCAGAAAAATTAAAAACACCAATTACTTTTAAAGTTGGCGTGGGTTCCAACTACTTTTTTGAAATCGCAAAGATCAGGGCGCTTCGTAAATTATACGCTGCATTAGCTTCAGAATATAACATTTCTGAAACCTGCCATATTATAGCTACACCTTCAAAACGAAATAAAACGTTGTATGATTATAACGTAAATATGTTACGAACCACTACCGAGTGCATGAGTGCTGTATTGGGTGGGGCAAATACTATTTGTAATTTACCGTACGATGCATTATTCCATAAAAGCAATGAATTTGGTGAACGCATAAGTCGTAATCAATTATTGGTGTTAAAAGAAGAAAGCTATTTCGATACAGTTAGTAACGCAGCCGATGGAACTTACTATATAGAAAGTTTAACCGATGAATTAGCCGAAAAAGCGTTAGAGTTATTTAAAACCATTGAAAAAGGCGGCGGATTTCTCCAACAGTTGAAAGAAGGGAAAGTTCAGCAAAAAATTAAAGAAAGTGCCGAAAAAGAACAACAGCTTTACAACGATGGAAACGTAAAATTATTAGGTACAAATTATCATACCAATCCTGAAGACCGTATGAAAGATGATTTAGATTTATATCCTTTTGTAAAAACAAAGCCAAGAAAAACAATAATTGAACCAATCATAGAAAGAAGATTGTCAGAGCAAACGGAACAGGAACGCTTAAAAAAAGAGTAA
- a CDS encoding FtsB family cell division protein, with protein sequence MKFSKIKQKKWFKILSNKYMLIVLVFLAWMVFFDTNSWFIHQELDEDIEGLQENAEFYQSEIEHDKAFIEKMKDSDEVEKFAREKYYLKRENEDIYIIEHEDSLKNKEDDE encoded by the coding sequence GTGAAATTTTCAAAAATAAAACAGAAAAAATGGTTCAAAATATTGAGCAACAAATACATGCTCATTGTGTTGGTATTTCTGGCATGGATGGTTTTTTTTGATACCAATTCATGGTTTATTCATCAAGAACTAGATGAAGATATAGAAGGTTTACAAGAAAACGCCGAGTTTTATCAATCTGAAATAGAACATGACAAAGCCTTTATCGAAAAAATGAAAGATAGTGACGAAGTAGAGAAGTTTGCGCGCGAAAAATACTATCTTAAAAGAGAAAACGAAGATATTTATATTATAGAACACGAAGACAGCCTTAAAAACAAGGAAGACGATGAGTGA
- the udk gene encoding uridine kinase translates to MLIIGIAGGTGSGKTTVVQQIVEELPADEVCIISQDSYYKDTSHLSLDERVKINFDHPQAIDFDLLVNHLKELKKGKSFEQPVYSFVDHNRTGETLTTHPRKVVIVEGILILTHPDIRELFDIKIFVHADSDERLIRRLKRDIAERGRDLDEVLNRYQTTLKPMHQQFIEPTKEFADIIIPTNRYNTVAVNLIRNIINQKLAKTES, encoded by the coding sequence ATGCTTATAATTGGCATTGCCGGCGGTACCGGAAGCGGTAAAACAACTGTTGTGCAACAAATTGTTGAAGAATTACCAGCAGATGAAGTTTGCATCATCTCACAAGATTCGTATTACAAAGATACATCTCATTTATCGTTAGATGAACGGGTGAAAATTAATTTTGACCATCCACAAGCCATCGATTTCGACTTGTTAGTGAATCACTTAAAAGAACTGAAAAAAGGAAAGAGTTTTGAACAACCAGTCTATAGTTTTGTAGATCATAACCGAACTGGTGAAACGCTTACTACACATCCTCGAAAAGTAGTTATTGTTGAAGGGATTCTAATCTTGACGCATCCCGATATTCGGGAATTGTTCGACATAAAAATATTTGTTCACGCTGATAGTGACGAACGCTTGATACGGAGATTAAAACGAGATATTGCAGAACGTGGAAGAGACTTGGACGAAGTATTAAACCGCTATCAAACCACCTTGAAACCCATGCATCAGCAGTTTATTGAACCAACAAAAGAATTTGCTGATATTATTATACCGACTAATCGATACAACACAGTGGCTGTTAATTTAATACGCAACATTATCAATCAAAAATTAGCAAAAACCGAATCGTGA
- a CDS encoding c-type cytochrome, with amino-acid sequence MQKIAVILFTLVLLTACSDSKKKEKDSIKIGDYTAESSQQKQNPQQSSKERGALIYTDFCMQCHLANGKGVPNTFPPLAGSNWLSDKRDESIHAVKFGQRGEIEVNGKKYDGVMVPMGLSDKEVADVLNYVMTSWGNTQEEPVTEEEVANIEK; translated from the coding sequence ATGCAAAAAATTGCTGTAATTTTATTCACTCTTGTATTACTAACAGCTTGTAGCGATTCAAAAAAGAAAGAAAAAGATTCTATTAAAATTGGAGATTACACAGCCGAATCATCCCAGCAAAAACAAAACCCTCAGCAATCCAGCAAAGAACGAGGAGCGTTAATTTACACAGATTTCTGTATGCAATGTCATTTAGCAAATGGCAAAGGTGTTCCTAATACATTCCCCCCGTTGGCAGGCTCTAATTGGTTAAGCGATAAAAGAGATGAAAGCATTCATGCCGTAAAATTCGGACAACGTGGAGAAATTGAAGTTAACGGTAAAAAATACGATGGTGTAATGGTACCTATGGGATTAAGCGACAAAGAAGTTGCCGATGTTTTAAACTACGTAATGACCTCTTGGGGGAATACACAAGAAGAACCCGTAACTGAAGAAGAAGTGGCAAATATTGAAAAGTAG
- a CDS encoding PQQ-dependent sugar dehydrogenase produces the protein MKKLLVLLLSFTVITSCAQRKKENDVALKTQNTRNYSTEKVVNNLDNPWGMTWLPDGSMLITEKAGQLIHFKDGNKTEIKNVPEVYNRGQGGLLDIELHPKYAENGWIYITYASTEGEGDGGNTKLIRCKLENGALINIEELYKAGPNSTRGQHFGSRIEFDNDGYLYFSIGERGNRDINPQDITRDGGKIYRLNDDGSIPDDNPFVYETGAKKAIFTYGNRNPQGMAKNPTTGKIWIHEHGPKGGDEINIVEKGANYGWPVVSYGINYSGTKFTDSTSKPGMKQPEYYWVPSIAPCGMDFVTGDKYPAWKGHLLVGSLKFNYVELVKLDGDKVTGREKIAQDIGRVRNVKMGPDGYIYIAVEGQGIFKVVPQ, from the coding sequence ATGAAAAAACTCCTAGTCCTACTGCTTTCATTTACTGTAATTACTTCTTGTGCACAGCGTAAAAAAGAAAATGATGTCGCTTTAAAAACACAAAACACCCGAAATTATTCTACAGAAAAAGTAGTAAACAACCTTGATAACCCTTGGGGAATGACGTGGCTACCCGATGGTAGCATGCTAATTACCGAAAAAGCTGGACAGCTCATTCACTTTAAAGATGGAAACAAAACAGAAATAAAGAATGTTCCTGAAGTTTATAATCGCGGACAAGGCGGTTTGTTAGATATAGAACTACACCCAAAGTATGCTGAAAATGGCTGGATTTATATTACCTACGCTTCTACCGAAGGTGAAGGTGATGGTGGAAACACGAAGCTTATTCGATGTAAACTTGAAAATGGTGCATTAATTAATATTGAAGAACTGTATAAAGCAGGTCCTAATTCTACAAGAGGGCAACACTTTGGTTCGCGCATTGAGTTTGATAACGACGGTTATCTATATTTTTCAATTGGCGAACGGGGAAATCGCGATATAAATCCGCAAGACATTACTCGAGATGGGGGTAAAATTTACCGCCTCAATGACGATGGTAGTATTCCTGACGACAACCCTTTTGTATATGAAACCGGTGCAAAAAAAGCAATTTTCACCTACGGAAATAGAAATCCGCAAGGAATGGCAAAAAACCCTACAACTGGAAAAATTTGGATTCACGAACACGGTCCTAAAGGTGGAGACGAAATTAATATTGTAGAAAAAGGAGCTAATTACGGCTGGCCAGTAGTTTCATATGGTATAAATTACAGCGGCACAAAATTTACCGATAGTACTTCAAAACCCGGGATGAAACAACCCGAATATTATTGGGTACCTTCCATAGCACCTTGCGGGATGGACTTTGTTACCGGAGATAAATATCCCGCCTGGAAAGGACATTTGTTAGTAGGTTCCTTAAAATTTAATTATGTTGAATTAGTAAAATTAGATGGTGATAAAGTAACAGGTCGCGAAAAAATTGCCCAAGATATTGGCAGGGTTCGTAATGTAAAAATGGGTCCAGATGGTTATATTTACATCGCAGTAGAAGGTCAAGGAATATTCAAAGTTGTTCCGCAATAA
- a CDS encoding YebC/PmpR family DNA-binding transcriptional regulator, translating to MAGHSKWANIKHRKGAQDKKRAKQFTRVIKEITVAIKENNQNGDPETNPALRNAIQNAKGVNMPKDTIERAIKKASGADADSYEKMTFEGYGPHGIAFYVECTTDNTNRTVASVRSIFTKHDGSLGTNGSLEFLFDRKGVFTLKKEGLDWDLEELQLELIEAGATKFENEEDFFVIYTNFTDFGRMSEKLESLKIETHNAELQRIPLNTETLPLEDAKQIINLIDAFEDDDDVQDVFHNLEMTDELEASLEED from the coding sequence ATGGCAGGACACAGTAAATGGGCAAATATTAAGCATCGAAAAGGAGCACAAGATAAAAAGCGCGCCAAGCAATTTACACGCGTAATTAAAGAGATTACCGTCGCAATAAAGGAAAACAATCAAAATGGTGATCCGGAAACCAATCCCGCTTTGCGTAACGCGATACAAAATGCAAAAGGTGTGAATATGCCCAAAGACACCATTGAACGTGCCATTAAAAAAGCTTCGGGTGCCGATGCCGACAGTTATGAAAAAATGACTTTTGAAGGCTACGGCCCTCACGGAATTGCTTTTTATGTAGAATGCACCACCGATAATACCAACCGTACCGTAGCATCGGTTCGTTCTATTTTCACTAAACACGATGGAAGTTTAGGCACCAATGGTTCGTTGGAATTTTTATTCGATCGAAAAGGTGTTTTTACGTTGAAAAAAGAAGGACTAGACTGGGATTTAGAAGAATTACAATTAGAACTCATTGAAGCTGGTGCGACTAAATTTGAAAATGAGGAAGACTTCTTTGTGATCTATACCAATTTTACAGACTTCGGGAGGATGTCAGAAAAGTTAGAGTCGTTAAAAATAGAAACCCACAATGCCGAGTTGCAGCGCATTCCCTTAAATACAGAAACACTTCCGTTAGAAGATGCCAAACAGATTATTAATTTAATCGATGCTTTTGAAGACGATGATGATGTACAAGATGTGTTTCATAACTTGGAGATGACCGATGAGTTAGAAGCCAGCTTAGAGGAGGATTAA